The Oncorhynchus masou masou isolate Uvic2021 chromosome 31, UVic_Omas_1.1, whole genome shotgun sequence genome includes a region encoding these proteins:
- the LOC135524543 gene encoding E3 ubiquitin-protein ligase RNF126-like, whose translation MAEAPPWPSRFFCHRCSEEISPRLPDYTCPRCESGFIEELLEERRSENGSTSTISSGDQNQHPFENVDPSNIFTLPSGYGQFAMGVFDDSFDFGAGLGGAGLGGAGLGGSGLGGAGLGTEDNRDAENRREREMASRQRYGARQPRGRHGVRRQAGRPEGVPTLEGIIQQLVNGIIAPAAVPNIGVGPWGVLHSNPMDYAWGANGLDAIITQLLNQFENTGPPPADGDKIMSLPTVLITQEHVGSGLECPVCKEDYSAGENVRQLPCNHLFHNDCIVPWLEQHDTCPVCRKSLSGLNTAMNPPGLSGMNFASSSAPPSSSSTSNENSANNS comes from the exons ATGGCGGAAGCACCTCCATGGCCCAGCCGGTTTTTCTGTCACAGATGTTCGGAAGAGATCAGCCCTCGTCTCCCC GATTACACATGTCCTCGGTGTGAATCTGGCTTTATCGAGGAACTGCTGGAGGAGAGACG CAGTGAAAATGGGTCCACATCCACCATCTCCAGTGGTGACCAGAACCAACATCCATTTGAG AATGTGGACCCTTCAAATATATTTACGTTACCCTCGGGTTACGGCCAGTTCGCTATGGGTGTCTTTGACGACTCCTTTGACTTTGGAGCGGGGCTGGGAGGAGCTGGGTTGGGAGGAGCAGGGCTAGGAGGATCTGGGCTAGGAGGAGCTGGGTTGGGAACAGAGGACAACCGCGACGCAGAGAATCGGCGAGAACGGGAGATGGCATCACGGCAGCGATACGGCGCCAGGCAACCTCGCGGTCGCCATGGCGtcaggaggcaggcagggagaccggagggagTGCCCACATTAGAGGG AATCATTCAGCAGCTAGTGAATGGAATAATCGCCCCTGCGGCAGTGCCAAATATTGGTGTGGGACCCTG GGGCGTGCTTCACTCAAACCCCATGGATTACGCCTGGGGTGCCAACGGACTAGATgcaatcattacacag TTATTAAATCAGTTTGAGAACACTGGCCCTCCGCCAGCTGATGGGGACAAAATCATGAGCCTTCCCACAGTCCTAATCACACAGGAGCATGTAG GCTCTGGTCTAGAATGTCCAGTGTGTAAAGAAGACTACAGTGCTGGAGAAAACGTTAGGCAACTTCCATGTAATCATTTGTTCCACAATGATTGCATAGTACCCTGGCTTGAACAG CACGACACATGTCCAGTGTGCAGGAAAAGCTTAAGTGGACTGAACACAGCCATGAATCCTCCAGGTCTATCAGGGATGAACTTTGCCTCTTCCTCTGCACCCCCGTCCTCCAGCTCAACCAGCAATGAGAACTCGGCCAACAACTCCTAA